Below is a genomic region from Pseudomonas sp. JQ170C.
CCTGGCCGTGAAACGTCGTGGTGACGTGCGTAAAGCCAAGCTGTACTACCTGCGCGACCTGTCCGGTAAAGCCGCTCGCATCAAGGAAAAACTGTCCTGATGACAGTTTGACCGGTGGCTACGGCCACCATGCGAAAAAAGCAGCCTTCGGGCTGCTTTTTTGTTGTCTGCAATTTTGTTTTTGATGTGAAGTTTATGAGCCCCAGAGAGCAGGAAATCGAACGCCGCACCGAACTGTCGGTGACCCGTGTGACCAAGGCGGTGTTCCCGTCCACCACCAACCACCACAACACCCTGTTCGGCGGAACCGCCCTGGCCTGGATGGACGAAGTGTCGTTCATCGCCGCCACGCGTTTTTGCCGGTTGCCGTTGGTGACGGTGTCTACCGACCGGATCGACTTCAAGCACCCGATTGCCGCCGGCTCTATTGTCGAGCTGGTCGGGCGGGTTGCCGCCGTGGGCAACACCAGCCTCAAAGT
It encodes:
- a CDS encoding acyl-CoA thioesterase, which produces MSPREQEIERRTELSVTRVTKAVFPSTTNHHNTLFGGTALAWMDEVSFIAATRFCRLPLVTVSTDRIDFKHPIAAGSIVELVGRVAAVGNTSLKVEVEVFVESMSCDSREKAIHGLFSFVAIDEDKRPVPVLPGF